The Hevea brasiliensis isolate MT/VB/25A 57/8 chromosome 1, ASM3005281v1, whole genome shotgun sequence genome has a window encoding:
- the LOC110634254 gene encoding LOW QUALITY PROTEIN: protein ACCELERATED CELL DEATH 6 (The sequence of the model RefSeq protein was modified relative to this genomic sequence to represent the inferred CDS: inserted 1 base in 1 codon), translating into MDQSQFPVSSDNDSNKQSQAIEEERERRYYLPLYKAALRGDWEAASRIFCDDPGAVTAKISGIGEITLHVAIGKGRSSIRFIQKLVELMPADFLVAANNDGETPLHYAAIAGNVQAIRILVTKNRAVLDIENRYGSLPLHYAAQFCQKEAVSYLLSVTDLSEFSGIHGVRLVNLLIIADFYDMALDVLRRYPKLAIERDYXRTTALATLANKPHAFPSGSNLGFCDRLLYRFASVHSDGVPRGGDLESIADSLKEYQKESKKFGFLHNIKNTKLKHILALELLRLLITEALDARPSETRMLLKNPVHTSATLGIYEVVVEIIKAYPESVWVVDDDGRNIFHLAIIHRHKFIFSLLNGLSPQNKHHLVTSSTDSYGENMLHLAARLQPSDEIRGTPSDKNSGAALKMHSDMQWFKDVEKIVQTLYREMRNRKGYTPRMKFYEEHEYLAEHADRWMKTITSTCMVVPTLVITVAFAAAFTVPGGNTQDQGIPIYLNQISFMIFAVSDALAFFSSCTSLLMFICIFNSDYSEENAVRSFKLFTFGFIALFFSIATMFAAFGASLHIVLSQKVEWIAAPISLLSCVPAALFAYFQFPQWFSVAYSAFKPSIIPQHTEEIIF; encoded by the exons ATGGATCAAAGCCAATTCCCAGTTTCCAGTGACAATGATTCAAATAAGCAATCCCAAGCGATTGAAGAGG AGAGAGAAAGACGGTACTACTTGCCACTGTATAAAGCAGCTCTGAGAGGTGATTGGGAAGCTGCAAGTAGAATTTTTTGTGATGATCCTGGTGCAGTAACTGCTAAGATTTCAGGCATTGGAGAGATTACTCTTCATGTTGCAATTGGCAAAGGTCGCTCTTCCATAAGATTCATACAGAAGCTTGTAGAATTAATGCCAGCGGATTTCTTAGTAGCGGCAAATAATGATGGTGAAACACCTCTTCATTATGCTGCTATTGCAGGAAATGTTCAAGCAATAAGGATCTTGGTGACAAAGAATCGAGCGGTGCTGGATATAGAAAACAGATATGGCAGTCTCCCACTTCATTATGCTGcccaattttgccaaaaggaagCAGTTTCCTATCTTTTGTCAGTGACAGATCTAAGTGAATTCTCAGGCATACATGGCGTCAGACTTGTCAATCTTTTAATAATTGCTGATTTCTATG ATATGGCCCTTGATGTACTACGGAGATATCCCAAATTAGCTATTGAAAGAGATT GAAGGACAACTGCCTTGGCGACGTTGGCAAATAAGCCTCATGCATTTCCAAGTGGAAGCAACCTTGGGTTTTGTGATCGCTTGTTGTATCGAT TTGCTTCGGTACATTCAGATGGTGTCCCTCGAGGTGGAGATTTGGAAAGTATAGCTGACAGTTTAAAAGAATACCAAAAAGAATCAAAGAAATTTGGGTTTCTACACAACATAAAGAATACAAAGTTGAAGCACATTCTAGCATTAGAGCTACTCAGACTCTTGATTACGGAAGCTTTAGACGCAAGACCCTCAGAAACTCGCATGCTACTGAAAAATCCAGTACACACTTCTGCTACATTGGGGATTTATGAAGTGGTTGTAGAGATTATAAAGGCCTACCCTGAATCAGTTTGGGTTGTTGATGATGATGgaaggaacatttttcatttggcAATAATTCACCGCCATAAGTTTATTTTCTCTCTCCTAAATGGACTGAGTCCGCAAAATAAGCATCATCTTGTTACCTCGTCAACAGATAGTTACGGCGAAAACATGTTACATTTAGCTGCGAGGTTGCAACCATCAGATGAGATCCGGGGCACTCCATCAGACAAGAACTCTGGTGCTGCTCTGAAAATGCATTCGGATATGCAATGGTTTAAG GATGTAGAAAAGATTGTCCAAACATTATACCGAGAAATGAGAAACCGTAAAGGGTATACTCCGAGAATGAAATTTTACGAGGAACATGAGTATCTTGCCGAGCATGCAGATAGATGGATGAAAACTATAACTTCAACATGCATGGTCGTACCAACACTTGTCATCACAGTTGCTTTTGCGGCTGCTTTTACTGTGCCAGGGGGCAATACCCAGGATCAAGGAATCCCGATCtatttaaatcaaatttcatttATGATTTTTGCAGTATCAGACGCTCTGGCATTCTTCTCTTCATGCACTTCATTGCTAATGTTTATATGCATATTCAATTCAGACTATTCAGAAGAAAATGCTGTCAGATCTTTCAAATTGTTCACCTTCGGTTTTATCGCTCTATTCTTTTCAATAGCAACTATGTTTGCAGCGTTTGGTGCTTCCCTTCACATTGTCCTTTCTCAAAAAGTGGAATGGATTGCAGCTCCCATTAGCTTACTATCCTGTGTACCAGCGGCCTTATTCGCATATTTCCAGTTTCCTCAGTGGTTCAGTGTAGCCTATTCAGCATTTAAACCTAGCATTATACCTCAACATACTGAGGAAATCATCTTTTAG
- the LOC131169285 gene encoding uncharacterized protein LOC131169285 has product MVLSWITHSLSTSIAQSILWIDSVAEVWKDLKDRFSQGDIFRISDLQEEIYGFTQGELSVTDYFTQLKILWNELENFRPIPSCTCVTRCSCDALVTVKVYRQNDYVIRFLKGLNEQYDHVKSQIMLMDPLPSINKVFSLVIQQERQLFPIILDSKILVSESATQGSNKSFSYERGFSDGRKRFSAQNNNKVCTYCGKLRHTEEICYRKHGFPPGFKFRNNSIANNVEADLDEKPVKTVTAGESKNSTAHVLTSEQYHPLMALIHQSPLNKDIHSTNQVKSSNSFNPGPGNSFVFSCSVLPNLWLLDIRATNHICFSISYFTTYKKIKPISVKLPDGNHLVSHFAGTVHFSSSLVLYNVLYIPQFKFNLISVSKLTSSLPCELIFRNDQCSIQNLNTSRKFGLAKVHGGLYALINPAQPSPNVMSFVNVFSATSVSIGFNL; this is encoded by the coding sequence ATGGTTCTTTCTTGGATTACACATTCTTTGTCTACATCAATAGCTCAGAGTATTTTGTGGATTGATTCAGTGGCTGAAGTGTGGAAGGATCTCAAAGATAGGTTCTCTCAGGGAGACATTTTTCGAATTTCAGATTTGCAAGAGGAAATTTATGGTTTTACGCAAGGTGAACTTTCGGTAACTGATTATTTCACGCAATTGAAGATTTTATGGAATGAATTAGAGAATTTCAGGCCTATTCCTTCTTGCACTTGCGTAACTCGTTGTAGTTGTGATGCTCTTGTTACTGTGAAAGTGTATAGACAGAATGATTATGTCATTAGGTTTCTGAAgggattaaatgaacaatatgatcATGTAAAATCTCAGATTATGCTCATGGATCCGTTACCATCAATTAATAAGGTTTTCTCATTGGTAATACAACAAGAGAGGCAATTATTCCCTATAAttcttgattcaaaaattttagTTAGTGAATCTGCTACTCAAGGCAGTAATAAGAGTTTTTCTTATGAGAGAGGTTTCAGTGATGGAAGGAAGAGATTTAGTGCCCAGAATAATAACAAAGTGTGTACATATTGTGGCAAATTAAGGCACACTGAGGAAATATGCTATAGAAAGCATGGATTCCCGCCTGGATTCAAATTTAGGAATAATTCTATTGCAAATAATGTTGAGGCAGATCTAGATGAGAAACCTGTTAAAACTGTTACGGCTGGTGAAAGCAAGAATTCTACAGCTCATGTTCTTACTTCGGAGCAATATCATCCATTAATGGCTCTTattcaccaatctcctcttaaCAAAGATATTCATTCCACAAATCAAGTCAAATCCTCCAATTCTTTTAATCCTGGTCCAGGTAATTCTTTTGTCTTTTCTTGTTCAGTTCTTCCTAATCTTTGGCTTCTGGATATAAGAGCTACTAATCATATTTGTTTTTCCATTTCTTATTTTACCACTTATAAGAAAATTAAGCCTATTTCTGTTAAACTTCCAGATGGAAATCATCTTGTTTCACATTTTGCTGGTACAGTTCATTTTTCTTCCTCCTTAGTTCTATATAATGTTCTCTATATTCcccaattcaaattcaatttaatatctGTCAGCAAGCTTACTTCTTCTTTACCTTGTGAACTCATTTTTCGTAATGACCAATGTTCCATACAGAATTTGAATACCTCGAGGAAATTTGGTTTAGCTAAAGTTCATGGAGGCTTGTATGCGTTAATAAATCCTGCACAACCTTCTCCTAATGTCATGTCCTTTGTCAACGTTTTTTCAGCTACTTCAGTCTCGATAGGCTTCAATCTCTAG